One part of the Phycisphaeraceae bacterium genome encodes these proteins:
- the mdh gene encoding malate dehydrogenase, which produces MRRAKISVIGAGNVGATCAHWAAAKELGDIVLLDIPDRVGVAQGKALDLACCGPIENFDSRITGTSDYADIAGSDVVVITAGLPRKPGMSRDDLIQTNVKIVRSVSENIKKHAPDSIVIVVANPLDAMVYTAWKTTGFPTNRIMGQAGALDVARYRTFIAMELGVSVEDVHALLLGGHGDDMVPFPRLTTVCSVPVSELLPAEKITACVERAKVGGGEIVKLMGTSAYYAPASGTIDMVEAIVKDKKRVIPSAAYCEKEFGIGGYFVGVPALLGSNGVEKVIEFKLQGDEQKLMEESISHVKDLVSTVTSLFPDLA; this is translated from the coding sequence ATGCGTCGGGCAAAGATCAGCGTCATCGGAGCAGGCAATGTTGGTGCAACTTGTGCGCACTGGGCAGCTGCAAAGGAACTCGGTGACATTGTGCTGCTCGACATCCCGGACCGGGTTGGTGTGGCGCAAGGCAAGGCACTCGATCTCGCATGCTGCGGCCCAATCGAGAACTTTGATTCGCGGATCACAGGCACATCTGATTACGCCGACATCGCTGGGTCTGATGTCGTTGTGATCACTGCTGGTCTGCCTCGCAAGCCCGGCATGTCTCGTGACGATCTGATCCAGACAAACGTCAAGATTGTGCGCAGTGTCAGCGAGAACATCAAGAAGCACGCGCCCGATTCGATTGTCATTGTTGTTGCGAATCCGCTCGACGCAATGGTGTACACCGCATGGAAGACAACAGGGTTCCCGACAAACCGCATCATGGGACAGGCGGGAGCGCTCGATGTTGCTCGCTATCGCACGTTCATCGCGATGGAACTCGGCGTGAGTGTCGAAGACGTACACGCGCTCCTGCTTGGTGGTCATGGCGACGACATGGTCCCGTTCCCACGACTGACAACGGTGTGCAGCGTGCCAGTCTCAGAGTTGTTGCCTGCCGAGAAGATCACGGCGTGCGTTGAGCGCGCAAAGGTTGGTGGTGGCGAGATCGTCAAACTCATGGGAACGAGCGCGTACTACGCACCCGCGTCAGGCACGATCGATATGGTCGAAGCGATTGTCAAGGACAAGAAGCGAGTGATTCCGTCAGCGGCCTACTGCGAGAAGGAGTTCGGGATCGGCGGATACTTCGTTGGTGTGCCTGCACTGCTCGGATCAAACGGTGTTGAGAAGGTCATTGAGTTCAAACTGCAGGGCGACGAGCAAAAGCTCATGGAGGAGTCTATCAGCCATGTGAAGGATCTTGTTAGCACAGTTACGTCTTTGTTCCCTGATCTGGCCTGA
- a CDS encoding ATP-binding protein has translation MSSTPDTVPSAAEFEKLGMFYLGRELPSLDADSDDQSPTRTLLYDSRDLVTHALCVGMTGSGKTGLCMCLLEEAAIDGIPAIVIDPKGDLSNLLLTFPELQPEDFRPWINADDARRKGVSQDEYAKKQADLWKNGLGKWGQDGERIKRLRDAADFMVYTPGSSSGMPVSVLRSFDPPTRAVIEDADLYRAKVSGAVSSLLGLLKVESDPVTGPEHIFLSALLDHEWQHGRTITLAGLIRAIQQPPISRVGVMDLEMFFPEKDRVSLAMKLNALVASPAFAAWSEGPALDIANALYTPEGKPRIAIFSIAHLNDDERMFFVSTLLQRVLEWTRSQPGTTSLRALVYMDEIAGYCPPVANPPSKQPLLTLMKQARAFGVGIVLATQNPVDLDYKGLSNAGTWLIGRLQAERDKQRLLDGLESAAGGSLDRSAIDKAISGLRSRVFLMNNVHDDGPVLFETRWAMSYLRGPLTRDQIGTLMESKKQALQQAKPVIQPPSQPAVESSHSDSNQKENTDKDITLPPVLPSEVSQFFVGSRSRKPAKAELTYVPSVIGSIGVHYSDARRKVDYADRIMMLVPMQDGPVPVDFDHAAHIELTEDDLTHEPDEKTTFQSFPSGIIDKSSERDWKKQFTDTIYRNQRLTIFTSKSLKLISEPDESEAAFQARLSLAAREKRDELSDELRGKYGPKLDALEERLRKAEQKIEVQKSQARGATMSAVISAGAAVLGAFLGRKKISSSTVTKAGTAVRGASRSAQEAGDVKRAREDAEAIKAKLEELEAEFKEELKNVEQVVETLVQEVDRIEIAPKKTNIDVRIAALCWLAHWKLPDGTLQEAWT, from the coding sequence ATGTCCAGCACGCCCGATACCGTCCCCTCCGCTGCTGAGTTTGAGAAACTCGGCATGTTCTATCTCGGTCGCGAACTGCCGTCACTCGACGCGGACAGCGATGACCAGTCACCCACCAGAACACTGCTCTACGACTCGCGCGATCTTGTCACACACGCACTCTGCGTCGGCATGACCGGCAGCGGCAAGACCGGACTGTGCATGTGCCTGCTCGAAGAGGCAGCGATCGACGGGATCCCCGCGATCGTGATCGATCCGAAGGGTGATCTCTCGAACCTGCTTCTCACCTTCCCTGAACTGCAGCCCGAAGACTTCAGGCCGTGGATCAACGCCGATGACGCGCGACGAAAGGGAGTCTCGCAGGACGAATACGCAAAGAAGCAGGCCGATCTCTGGAAGAACGGACTCGGCAAGTGGGGACAGGACGGCGAACGCATCAAACGCCTGCGCGATGCGGCAGACTTCATGGTGTACACGCCAGGGTCCAGCTCCGGCATGCCGGTATCGGTACTGCGCTCGTTCGATCCACCAACCAGAGCGGTGATCGAAGATGCAGACCTGTATCGCGCAAAGGTCTCGGGCGCAGTGTCGAGTCTGCTCGGGCTGCTGAAAGTCGAGTCCGATCCTGTCACCGGTCCTGAACACATCTTCCTTTCAGCACTGCTCGATCACGAATGGCAACACGGGCGAACCATCACGCTCGCGGGATTGATCAGAGCAATCCAGCAGCCGCCCATCAGCCGCGTCGGTGTGATGGATCTTGAGATGTTCTTTCCCGAGAAGGACCGTGTCTCGCTTGCGATGAAACTGAACGCGCTTGTTGCCTCGCCCGCGTTCGCAGCATGGTCCGAAGGACCGGCGCTCGACATTGCAAACGCGCTCTACACACCCGAGGGCAAACCGCGTATCGCGATCTTTTCTATTGCACATCTGAACGACGACGAACGCATGTTCTTCGTCTCAACACTGCTCCAGCGCGTGCTGGAATGGACGCGATCGCAGCCTGGCACGACAAGTCTTCGCGCACTTGTGTACATGGACGAGATTGCAGGGTACTGCCCGCCGGTTGCAAACCCGCCATCGAAGCAGCCGCTGCTCACCCTGATGAAGCAGGCGCGCGCATTCGGCGTGGGCATCGTGCTTGCGACACAGAACCCCGTCGATTTGGATTACAAGGGACTCTCGAACGCGGGCACGTGGCTGATCGGTCGATTACAGGCAGAGCGCGACAAGCAGCGTCTGCTCGACGGGCTTGAGAGCGCAGCTGGCGGCTCTCTCGATCGCAGTGCGATCGACAAGGCAATCTCCGGCTTGCGCAGCCGAGTATTCCTCATGAACAATGTCCACGACGACGGGCCGGTGCTGTTCGAGACACGTTGGGCGATGTCCTATCTTCGCGGCCCGTTGACACGCGATCAGATCGGCACGCTGATGGAGTCAAAGAAGCAGGCGTTGCAACAGGCAAAGCCGGTGATCCAGCCCCCATCGCAGCCCGCTGTTGAATCAAGCCACAGCGATTCAAATCAGAAAGAGAACACTGACAAGGACATCACATTACCGCCCGTGCTGCCGAGCGAAGTCAGCCAGTTCTTTGTTGGTTCGAGATCGCGCAAGCCCGCAAAGGCTGAGCTGACGTATGTCCCGTCCGTCATCGGGAGCATTGGTGTGCATTACTCCGATGCGCGGCGCAAGGTTGATTACGCCGATCGCATCATGATGCTGGTGCCGATGCAGGATGGACCGGTCCCAGTTGATTTCGACCACGCAGCACACATCGAACTGACCGAAGATGATCTCACACACGAACCCGATGAGAAGACCACGTTCCAGTCGTTCCCATCCGGAATCATCGACAAGTCCAGCGAGCGTGACTGGAAGAAGCAGTTCACCGACACCATCTACAGGAATCAGCGGCTCACAATCTTCACGAGCAAATCACTCAAACTCATCTCTGAGCCTGACGAATCGGAAGCAGCATTCCAGGCACGGCTCTCGCTTGCAGCCCGCGAGAAACGCGACGAACTCTCCGACGAGCTTCGCGGCAAGTACGGACCAAAGCTTGATGCACTGGAAGAGCGACTGCGCAAGGCAGAGCAGAAGATCGAGGTGCAAAAGTCGCAGGCACGCGGCGCGACAATGTCCGCAGTGATATCCGCTGGCGCTGCTGTGCTTGGTGCGTTTCTCGGAAGAAAGAAGATCAGTTCGTCCACCGTCACAAAGGCTGGAACAGCTGTTCGTGGCGCAAGTCGATCTGCACAAGAGGCTGGCGATGTGAAAAGAGCCAGGGAAGATGCCGAGGCGATCAAAGCGAAGCTCGAAGAACTGGAAGCAGAGTTCAAGGAGGAACTGAAGAACGTCGAGCAAGTGGTCGAGACGCTGGTGCAGGAAGTCGATCGCATTGAGATCGCACCGAAGAAAACAAATATCGATGTGAGAATCGCTGCGCTGTGCTGGCTCGCGCACTGGAAACTGCCCGACGGCACACTGCAAGAAGCGTGGACATGA
- a CDS encoding DUF3465 domain-containing protein translates to MADQSRKPGGKQKLTIGGIVVALIGLALANPTIRAKLGLPAQTQQQSTQQTQTASNTSKPQPDPAPSTSSQPTTTKAQKSEPKQTPTTTATQSAQSIREASAAKVREAYENGTSDLQMEITGRVRKTLPDDNEGSRHQRFILQLSDGNTVLIAHNIDLADRVPVKEGDEVVIYGEYEWSEQGGTMHWTHHDPKGWHEDGWIMHNGKTYK, encoded by the coding sequence ATGGCAGATCAATCGCGTAAACCGGGCGGCAAACAGAAACTCACGATCGGCGGTATTGTCGTCGCGCTCATCGGGCTCGCGCTTGCGAATCCGACGATCAGAGCAAAGCTGGGGCTGCCAGCACAAACCCAGCAGCAGTCCACCCAGCAGACGCAGACGGCGAGCAATACCTCCAAACCGCAACCAGACCCTGCACCTTCAACATCATCCCAGCCGACAACGACCAAAGCGCAGAAGTCCGAACCAAAGCAGACACCAACCACCACAGCAACCCAGTCCGCGCAGAGCATCAGAGAGGCATCAGCAGCAAAGGTGAGAGAAGCATACGAGAATGGCACAAGCGATCTTCAGATGGAGATCACAGGACGCGTCCGCAAGACCCTCCCCGATGACAACGAGGGCAGCCGGCACCAGAGATTCATTCTCCAGCTTTCCGATGGCAACACCGTGCTCATCGCGCACAACATTGACCTCGCCGATCGTGTTCCTGTCAAGGAGGGCGACGAGGTTGTGATCTATGGCGAGTACGAGTGGTCCGAGCAGGGCGGCACGATGCACTGGACGCACCACGATCCGAAGGGCTGGCATGAGGACGGGTGGATCATGCACAACGGCAAGACCTACAAGTGA
- a CDS encoding glycosyltransferase family 39 protein: protein MSEPTSPTVRHVLILTCLCAIAYLPGLINHGLTNWQEAQRALVFQQMHEQGAWLVPTVHGDPYLAKPPMIYWWQRAFSMLLGNRTDILPLRLTVAIAGWLGVIATYAAGRVLLRSEEDNTRKSATASLLGASMLATGLLYVRSSRIGELDILLTWPTSLSILLCFVLMTRKHTPKQLWICSLLLFATTACAAMTKGPPAVVAIVCAFIGGHVLNCAVHHARFRTPIFLAGGVLASIAAVISFWIRGSLQNLDANAIIGLVYVIASIGIITFLVANACTHLKALAQITKQPLPLIAILLGALTAVGWIAIVARSIGWDNVRSAMEYETGDNLRLFVLDAPMHNIEAMAFGVGLGSIVMIGALFVGTLQTLRSGWGFWKQLDQGTLWIVAWVLGSLFVFSIIGKGVPRYLTPVWPGVALLAGVAAMHTKLPNRATSSVILLACAILAIGQGWWYGYGREARFANRSPRDLIHAFKASANDNTALFALDHWSPALDFYWGKSVVPVMENGPDIHVAGVHPISLNSLHDFVAEHTAIFVIARREARAEYDTTYPAGRLAALGFVVQEIAQLPAYTIDNGRSATVVLKVTR, encoded by the coding sequence ATGAGTGAGCCCACATCTCCCACCGTTCGGCATGTGCTGATCCTGACGTGCCTGTGCGCGATCGCGTATCTGCCGGGCCTGATCAATCACGGGTTGACCAACTGGCAGGAAGCCCAGCGTGCGCTCGTGTTCCAGCAGATGCACGAGCAGGGCGCGTGGCTCGTCCCGACCGTCCATGGCGATCCATATCTGGCAAAGCCGCCCATGATCTATTGGTGGCAAAGGGCGTTTTCCATGCTGCTGGGCAATCGCACAGATATCCTGCCGTTGCGATTGACAGTCGCTATCGCGGGATGGCTGGGCGTCATCGCAACATACGCTGCCGGCAGGGTCCTGCTTCGATCCGAAGAAGACAATACACGCAAGTCTGCGACCGCATCACTACTTGGTGCATCGATGCTCGCAACAGGGTTGCTGTACGTGCGATCGAGCAGGATAGGCGAACTCGACATACTGCTCACGTGGCCGACCTCGCTCTCTATTCTGCTCTGCTTCGTGCTGATGACGCGCAAGCACACACCAAAGCAACTGTGGATCTGTTCCTTGCTTCTGTTTGCAACAACCGCGTGCGCTGCAATGACGAAAGGGCCGCCAGCAGTTGTTGCAATCGTGTGCGCATTCATCGGCGGGCATGTGCTCAACTGCGCTGTCCATCATGCCCGATTCAGAACGCCGATTTTTCTTGCAGGCGGCGTGCTTGCTTCCATCGCAGCAGTGATCTCGTTCTGGATTCGCGGCAGCCTGCAGAATCTGGATGCAAACGCAATCATCGGGCTTGTCTACGTCATCGCTTCGATCGGCATCATCACGTTTCTCGTTGCGAACGCCTGCACACATCTCAAGGCACTTGCGCAAATCACAAAGCAACCACTCCCGCTTATTGCAATCCTGCTCGGCGCGCTGACAGCTGTCGGATGGATTGCGATCGTTGCCCGGTCCATCGGATGGGACAATGTCCGCAGCGCGATGGAGTATGAGACAGGCGACAACCTGCGTCTTTTCGTGCTCGATGCGCCGATGCACAATATCGAAGCAATGGCATTCGGTGTCGGGCTTGGCTCGATCGTGATGATCGGTGCGTTGTTCGTCGGCACGTTACAAACGCTGAGATCAGGCTGGGGTTTCTGGAAGCAGCTCGATCAAGGCACGCTGTGGATTGTTGCGTGGGTGCTCGGCTCACTCTTTGTGTTCAGCATCATCGGGAAGGGTGTGCCACGTTATCTCACGCCGGTCTGGCCGGGTGTTGCGTTACTAGCAGGTGTTGCAGCCATGCATACGAAGTTGCCAAACCGTGCCACCAGTTCTGTCATCCTGTTAGCATGCGCCATCCTTGCAATCGGACAGGGCTGGTGGTATGGATACGGTCGCGAAGCACGCTTTGCAAACCGTTCACCACGAGACTTGATCCACGCGTTCAAAGCATCTGCAAACGACAACACCGCACTGTTCGCACTGGACCACTGGTCGCCTGCACTCGATTTTTACTGGGGCAAATCCGTTGTGCCAGTTATGGAAAACGGACCGGATATCCATGTTGCGGGTGTACATCCAATATCTCTTAACTCACTGCATGACTTCGTAGCAGAACACACAGCAATCTTTGTCATCGCCCGCCGCGAAGCACGAGCAGAGTACGACACTACATATCCCGCAGGTCGACTGGCTGCGCTAGGCTTTGTTGTGCAGGAGATCGCACAGCTTCCGGCGTACACGATCGACAACGGGCGGAGCGCAACAGTCGTCCTCAAAGTGACCAGGTAA
- a CDS encoding flavin reductase family protein yields MNSHTTLLPDELSQRNRYKLLIGSVVPRPIFLVSTISREGVTNVAPFSFANAISAQPMLMMFCPANNDHGGIKDTLRNCMPESDGGMGQFVVNIVSHAMVRQMAACAEPLGENESEFDLAGLTHATSTKVKPPGVAESLVRFECETREVHRFAPDTPGGGNMVIGQVAAIHVHRDILDESTHIDPARLDAIGRMGGLGYCTTRDRFDLPMGKRALAPQ; encoded by the coding sequence ATGAACTCGCACACCACGCTCCTGCCGGATGAACTGTCTCAGCGAAACAGATACAAACTGCTCATCGGGTCCGTTGTCCCGCGCCCGATCTTCCTCGTTTCAACCATCAGCCGAGAAGGAGTTACGAATGTCGCACCCTTCTCATTTGCCAATGCGATTAGTGCACAGCCAATGCTCATGATGTTTTGCCCAGCAAACAACGACCATGGTGGAATCAAGGATACGTTACGCAACTGCATGCCGGAATCTGACGGCGGTATGGGGCAGTTTGTTGTCAACATCGTGAGTCACGCTATGGTGCGTCAAATGGCAGCGTGTGCAGAACCGCTTGGTGAAAACGAGAGTGAGTTTGATCTAGCAGGGCTTACACACGCGACTTCGACAAAGGTCAAACCTCCAGGTGTTGCCGAATCACTAGTCAGGTTTGAGTGCGAAACACGGGAAGTACATCGGTTTGCGCCGGATACGCCTGGCGGCGGCAACATGGTCATTGGACAGGTTGCTGCCATTCATGTTCATAGAGACATTCTCGATGAGAGCACGCACATTGATCCGGCTAGACTTGATGCGATTGGACGTATGGGCGGACTCGGCTACTGCACAACGAGAGATCGTTTCGATCTTCCAATGGGAAAGCGCGCACTTGCACCGCAATAG